In a single window of the Prevotella melaninogenica genome:
- the dtd gene encoding D-aminoacyl-tRNA deacylase — translation MRIIIQRVSHASVTINKQVKSSIGAGFLILLGIGKDDTEEDINWLVKKVIALRIFDDEMGVMNRSIMDVNGEILVVSQFTLMASYKKGNRPSWIHAAPHELSIPLYNSFCNALSNAMGKPVDTGEFGADMKVELLNDGPVTICMDTKNKE, via the coding sequence ATGAGAATTATAATACAACGAGTAAGCCATGCTTCTGTTACTATCAACAAACAAGTGAAGTCTTCCATTGGTGCTGGATTCCTTATCCTGCTGGGTATTGGTAAAGACGATACTGAGGAGGATATTAACTGGCTGGTAAAAAAGGTTATAGCCTTGCGCATTTTCGACGATGAAATGGGCGTAATGAACCGTAGCATCATGGATGTTAATGGTGAAATTCTCGTTGTTTCTCAATTCACTTTAATGGCAAGCTATAAGAAAGGAAATCGTCCAAGCTGGATTCACGCAGCACCCCATGAGCTCTCAATTCCCCTCTATAATAGTTTCTGTAACGCTCTAAGCAATGCAATGGGTAAACCTGTAGACACGGGAGAGTTTGGCGCTGACATGAAAGTAGAGCTGCTAAATGATGGTCCTGTCACCATTTGTATGGACACGAAGAATAAGGAATAG
- the deoC gene encoding deoxyribose-phosphate aldolase: MGTIKDTVSKDVQTQKSGGIVEKSEYNQALSQYNLNITDEEVKAAVTKIIAEKVSENDNLEVKKFLLGSVELTTLSTTDTEEKVLEMVEKVNRFDTEYPDLPHVAALCAYPCFTKLMVDSLEVDGVDITNVTGNFPSSQTFLEVKTIETALAIKDGATHIDIVMPVGKFLSGDYEGVCDTINELKQVCGDVPMKVILETGNLGNASAIKTASLLSMYAGADYIKTSTGKEKISATPESVYVMCQAIKEYYEKTGIQIGLKPAGGINTVMDAVIYYTIVKEVLGEKWLTNYWFRMGTSRLTNLLLSEIIGTETNFF, from the coding sequence ATGGGAACAATTAAAGACACTGTTTCAAAAGACGTCCAGACGCAGAAAAGCGGTGGAATCGTCGAAAAAAGCGAGTACAATCAGGCTTTATCACAGTACAACCTCAACATCACTGACGAGGAAGTAAAGGCTGCTGTAACAAAAATTATTGCAGAGAAAGTATCAGAGAACGACAACCTTGAAGTAAAGAAATTTCTCTTGGGTAGCGTCGAGCTTACAACTCTTAGCACAACAGACACGGAAGAGAAGGTACTCGAGATGGTAGAAAAAGTAAACCGATTCGATACCGAGTATCCTGATTTACCACATGTTGCAGCTCTCTGTGCCTATCCTTGCTTCACAAAATTGATGGTAGACAGTCTTGAAGTAGACGGCGTTGACATTACAAATGTAACGGGCAATTTCCCTTCATCTCAGACCTTCTTAGAGGTGAAAACCATCGAGACAGCACTCGCAATTAAGGATGGTGCTACCCACATCGACATCGTTATGCCTGTAGGAAAGTTCCTTTCTGGCGATTACGAAGGCGTATGTGACACCATCAACGAACTTAAACAAGTGTGTGGAGACGTTCCAATGAAGGTGATTCTTGAGACTGGCAATCTTGGCAATGCGAGTGCTATCAAGACCGCATCCCTCCTCTCTATGTACGCAGGCGCAGACTATATAAAGACGAGTACAGGTAAAGAGAAGATTAGCGCAACTCCTGAGTCTGTATATGTTATGTGTCAGGCAATCAAAGAATACTATGAGAAGACTGGTATTCAGATTGGTTTAAAGCCTGCTGGCGGCATCAATACAGTAATGGATGCAGTTATCTACTACACCATTGTTAAGGAAGTTCTCGGCGAGAAATGGCTGACGAACTACTGGTTCCGCATGGGTACAAGTCGTCTTACCAACCTCTTGTTAAGTGAAATCATTGGAACAGAAACAAACTTCTTCTAA
- a CDS encoding nucleotide pyrophosphohydrolase codes for MTIQEAQQAVDKWIKENGVRYFSELTNMACLTEEVGELARVMARTYGDQSFKEGEKPNLGEEMADILWVLLCLANQTGVNLTEELQRSFDKKTKRDKDRHKNNPKLK; via the coding sequence ATGACAATACAAGAAGCACAACAAGCCGTTGATAAGTGGATAAAAGAAAATGGTGTACGCTACTTTAGCGAACTAACCAATATGGCTTGCCTCACAGAAGAAGTAGGAGAATTAGCTCGCGTAATGGCCCGTACATACGGAGATCAGAGCTTCAAAGAGGGTGAAAAGCCCAATTTAGGAGAAGAAATGGCTGATATTCTATGGGTGTTACTCTGTCTTGCCAATCAAACTGGCGTCAATCTCACTGAAGAACTACAAAGGAGTTTTGACAAGAAAACCAAGCGTGACAAAGATAGACATAAAAACAATCCTAAATTAAAATAA
- a CDS encoding adenine phosphoribosyltransferase: protein MNKKLLLDNLRCIPDWPIKGVNFRDVTTLFKSPEALQEITDEMVDLYKDKGVTKIVGIESRGFVMSSAVATRLGAGIVLCRKPGKLPCETIQESYQKEYGVDTIEIHKDAINENDVILLHDDLLATGGTMKAACDLVKKFNPKKVYCNFIIELNSEFPNSREQFDKDIEITSLLQF, encoded by the coding sequence ATGAATAAAAAACTATTATTAGACAACCTGAGATGTATCCCAGATTGGCCTATTAAGGGTGTGAACTTCCGCGACGTTACCACCCTATTCAAGTCACCTGAAGCTCTTCAGGAAATTACTGATGAGATGGTTGATCTCTACAAAGATAAGGGTGTAACTAAAATTGTGGGTATTGAGAGCCGTGGCTTCGTCATGTCTTCTGCCGTTGCCACCCGTTTGGGTGCGGGTATCGTACTTTGCCGTAAGCCTGGTAAGCTTCCTTGTGAAACCATTCAGGAAAGTTATCAGAAGGAATATGGCGTAGACACGATTGAGATTCACAAGGATGCTATCAACGAGAATGACGTGATTCTACTTCATGATGACCTCCTTGCAACTGGCGGAACAATGAAGGCTGCATGTGACTTGGTAAAGAAGTTCAACCCAAAGAAGGTGTATTGTAACTTCATTATCGAACTCAACTCAGAGTTCCCTAACAGTCGAGAACAGTTTGATAAGGATATTGAAATTACTTCTTTACTCCAATTCTAA
- a CDS encoding polyprenyl synthetase family protein, with the protein MDTLSLIKQPIETELGDFIDLFNHALDHEDGLLRTVLNHIKQRAGKRMRPILILLMAKNFGKVSDATQHAAVGLELLHTASLVHDDVVDEADARRGQASVNADYDNKVAVLVGDYVLSTALLHVSYTHSEIIVRYLAELGRTLSDGEILQLWNIQNKEITEEVYYKIIERKTAALFESCAAIGAESANASAEEVEAARLFGKHLGIVFQIRDDIFDYYDSEAEIGKPTGNDMAEGKLTLPIIYALNSTKNEEMLALAYKVKAHEVTREEIDRLVEFAKVSGGIEYAERRMWDFHAEAQTFLDTYVKDESIRFALQTYLDYVIKRKK; encoded by the coding sequence ATGGATACTCTTTCACTCATAAAACAGCCAATTGAGACAGAATTAGGCGATTTCATCGACCTTTTTAATCATGCTCTCGACCACGAAGATGGCTTGTTGCGTACGGTTTTGAACCATATTAAGCAACGAGCAGGGAAGCGTATGCGCCCTATTCTCATCCTCCTGATGGCTAAGAACTTTGGTAAGGTCTCTGATGCAACACAGCATGCGGCTGTGGGATTAGAGCTTTTGCATACGGCTTCACTTGTTCATGACGATGTCGTTGACGAGGCAGATGCACGCAGAGGGCAGGCGAGTGTGAATGCTGACTATGATAATAAGGTGGCTGTGTTGGTGGGTGATTATGTGCTTTCAACAGCCTTGCTTCATGTTAGTTACACTCACTCAGAGATTATTGTACGTTACCTTGCAGAATTAGGTCGTACGCTGAGCGATGGAGAGATTCTTCAGTTGTGGAATATTCAGAATAAGGAAATCACTGAAGAGGTTTATTATAAGATTATTGAACGTAAGACTGCTGCTCTTTTCGAGTCGTGTGCTGCAATTGGTGCAGAGTCGGCTAATGCAAGTGCAGAGGAGGTTGAAGCGGCAAGACTCTTTGGTAAACATCTTGGAATTGTCTTCCAGATTCGTGATGATATCTTTGATTATTACGACTCAGAGGCTGAAATTGGAAAGCCTACGGGTAATGATATGGCTGAAGGAAAGCTCACTTTACCAATCATTTATGCGTTGAATTCGACGAAAAATGAGGAAATGCTTGCTTTGGCTTATAAGGTGAAGGCGCATGAGGTTACACGCGAAGAAATAGATAGATTGGTCGAATTTGCTAAGGTAAGTGGTGGTATTGAGTATGCTGAACGCCGTATGTGGGACTTCCATGCTGAAGCACAGACTTTTCTTGATACGTATGTTAAGGATGAAAGTATCCGATTTGCTCTTCAGACTTATCTTGATTATGTAATTAAAAGGAAGAAGTAA
- the uvrC gene encoding excinuclease ABC subunit UvrC, with translation MNKEDNLKRTAYLKNIVLNMPEKPGTYQFYDNEKTIIYVGKAKNLKRRVSSYFHKEVDRFKTKVLVSKIHDISYSVVKTEEDALLIENQLIKQYKPKYNVLLKDGKTYPSICVTNEYFPRIFKTRTINKRFGTFYGPYSHIGSMYAILDIIKKVYKPRTCRFPITKEGIEQGKYKPCLEYHLHNCGAPCINKQSYEDYQEAIKQAREVLKGNTREVQKLLKKEMEKYAEELRFEEAELCKQRYLALDNFAAKSEIVSHTITDVDVFTIVSDDSRKNAFINYIHVTNGAINQSFTYEYKRKLDESDEELLNEAIPEIRERFNSTAKEIIVPFELDFKVKGAEFFIPQRGDKHHLLELSEMNAKQYKFDRLKQTEKLNPEQKQTRLMRELQDKLKLSKLPYHIECFDNSNISGSDAVAGCIVYKGMKPSKKDYRKYNIKTVVGPDDYASMQEVVRRRYSRMQEEGTPLPDLIITDGGKGQMEVVREVVEDELQLNIPIAGLAKDDRHRTNELLFGFPQQTIALDVKGELFKVLTQIQDEVHRFAISFHRDKRSKTQLHSELDNIKGIGPKTKDALLKKLKTVKHIKEADLQELTELIGASKATIVYNYFHANQ, from the coding sequence ATGAATAAAGAAGATAACTTGAAGCGAACTGCATATCTTAAGAACATTGTACTCAATATGCCTGAGAAACCAGGCACATATCAGTTCTATGATAATGAGAAAACAATCATCTATGTTGGGAAGGCGAAGAACCTTAAAAGACGTGTGTCGTCCTATTTCCATAAAGAGGTTGACCGCTTTAAAACGAAGGTATTGGTTTCTAAGATTCATGACATTTCATATTCTGTGGTCAAAACAGAAGAAGATGCACTTCTAATAGAGAATCAACTTATCAAGCAATACAAGCCTAAATATAACGTATTGCTAAAAGATGGTAAGACATATCCAAGTATTTGCGTAACGAATGAGTATTTCCCACGTATATTCAAAACACGTACTATCAATAAACGCTTTGGTACCTTTTATGGTCCTTATAGCCATATTGGAAGTATGTATGCAATTCTTGATATTATAAAGAAGGTATATAAACCACGTACTTGTCGCTTCCCTATTACAAAAGAAGGTATAGAACAGGGTAAGTATAAACCTTGCTTAGAATATCATTTACACAACTGTGGTGCACCATGTATCAATAAACAGAGTTATGAAGATTATCAAGAAGCGATAAAACAAGCACGAGAAGTATTAAAAGGAAATACACGTGAGGTACAAAAACTCCTAAAAAAAGAAATGGAGAAATACGCGGAAGAATTGCGATTTGAGGAAGCTGAACTCTGTAAACAACGTTATTTAGCACTCGATAACTTCGCTGCAAAGAGCGAAATCGTAAGCCATACGATTACAGATGTTGATGTTTTCACTATTGTAAGTGATGATTCAAGAAAGAATGCGTTTATTAATTACATCCATGTAACCAACGGTGCAATCAACCAAAGCTTTACTTATGAATATAAAAGAAAGCTCGATGAATCCGATGAAGAATTACTTAATGAAGCTATTCCAGAGATACGTGAACGCTTTAATAGTACCGCTAAAGAGATTATCGTACCTTTTGAACTTGATTTTAAGGTAAAAGGTGCAGAATTCTTTATCCCACAACGTGGTGATAAGCATCACCTATTGGAACTCTCTGAGATGAATGCTAAGCAATATAAGTTCGATCGATTAAAACAGACTGAAAAGCTAAATCCAGAGCAAAAGCAGACTCGTTTAATGCGAGAACTCCAAGATAAGCTGAAATTATCGAAGCTTCCTTATCATATAGAATGCTTCGACAACTCTAACATCTCTGGTTCCGATGCTGTCGCTGGATGCATTGTTTATAAAGGAATGAAGCCTTCTAAGAAGGATTATCGTAAATACAACATCAAGACAGTAGTAGGTCCTGATGACTACGCATCCATGCAGGAGGTTGTAAGACGACGCTACAGCCGAATGCAGGAAGAAGGTACTCCACTACCCGACCTCATCATTACCGATGGTGGAAAGGGACAAATGGAGGTTGTTAGAGAGGTTGTAGAAGATGAACTACAACTAAACATCCCAATTGCAGGTCTCGCCAAGGACGATCGCCACCGCACAAACGAACTCCTGTTCGGTTTCCCACAGCAGACAATAGCATTGGATGTCAAAGGCGAACTCTTCAAAGTCCTAACCCAAATACAGGACGAAGTGCATCGTTTTGCTATATCATTCCATCGAGATAAACGCTCTAAAACACAACTACACAGCGAGTTAGATAACATAAAAGGCATCGGACCAAAGACAAAGGATGCACTTTTAAAGAAACTGAAGACTGTAAAACACATAAAAGAAGCTGATTTACAAGAACTTACAGAATTAATAGGAGCAAGCAAAGCAACCATTGTCTATAATTATTTCCACGCTAATCAGTAA
- the polA gene encoding DNA polymerase I, with amino-acid sequence MAKLFLIDAYALIYRSYYAFIKNPRINSKGLNTSAVMGFCNTLNEVLTKEKPTHIGVAFDHGKTFRHDAFPEYKAQREETPEDIKLSVPLIKKVLEAMRIPILQVDGFEADDIIGTVATRFGADGIDTFMLTPDKDYGQLIGPNIFMYRPRHGGGYEILGEKEVGEKYGIPTPAQVVDLLALMGDSADNFPGCPGVGEKTAAKLINQFGSIDNMLQHTDEIKGKLREKVENAVEDIKMSKFLATIRTDVPIQLDLDELKVEQPDETKLRAIFEELEFKTLINKFLNKSEAKPKVDNNQLDLFAENTTNESDEPKNAKFESIKTTQHEYKLVDNEDELHQLCDFFITKESVSLDTETTSTDAISAELVGLSFSVEEKKAFYVPIPADYEEATKYVQIFKPLYESDKIMKIGQNIKYDYEVLSRYGVTLQGKMFDTMIAHYLIQPELHHNMDYMAETLLGYQTIHIEELLGPKGKKQKNMRDLSPTDIYEYAAEDADITLRLKNVLEPRLKELGVEELFWNIEMPLVRVLADMELNGVRLDTEALQDTSKIFTERMKQYEQEIYKEAGEEFNISSPKQVGDILFGKMQIMDKPKKTKTGQYVTSEEVLQSLENKSPIVRNILNYRGMKKLLSTYIDALPKLINPRTGHIHTSFNQALTATGRLSSSDPNLQNIPVRTDDGKEIRKCFIPEEGCLFFSADYSQIELRIMAHLSEDENMMEAFREGHDIHRATAAKIWHVDIDKVTDAQRKKAKQANFGIIYGITTYGLAQRMDIPNSEAKELIEGYFRTFPKVQAYMEHAKEEARAKGYAETLFHRRRYLADINSRNATVRGFAERNAINAPIQGTEADIIKVAMVRIWERFKKEGIRSKMILQVHDELNFSVFPEEREQVERIVIEEMQNAYPLNVPLIADAGWGKNWLEAH; translated from the coding sequence ATGGCAAAACTCTTTCTTATTGACGCCTACGCGCTCATCTATCGTTCATACTACGCATTCATCAAAAACCCACGTATCAACTCTAAAGGATTAAATACGTCAGCTGTTATGGGCTTTTGCAACACACTGAACGAGGTGCTTACAAAGGAAAAGCCAACGCATATTGGCGTAGCTTTCGATCATGGAAAGACTTTCCGCCATGACGCTTTCCCAGAATATAAAGCGCAGCGTGAGGAAACTCCAGAAGATATCAAACTTTCTGTACCTCTTATTAAGAAAGTGCTTGAGGCAATGCGTATTCCTATTCTACAAGTAGATGGCTTCGAAGCAGACGATATTATCGGTACTGTAGCAACGCGCTTTGGTGCCGATGGAATCGATACTTTTATGCTTACACCTGACAAAGATTATGGTCAGCTGATTGGTCCAAACATCTTTATGTATCGTCCTCGCCATGGTGGCGGTTACGAGATATTAGGAGAAAAGGAGGTGGGAGAAAAGTATGGCATCCCTACTCCAGCCCAAGTCGTCGATCTTCTGGCTTTGATGGGCGACTCAGCAGACAACTTTCCGGGATGTCCAGGTGTTGGTGAGAAGACTGCTGCCAAACTAATCAATCAGTTTGGCTCCATTGATAATATGCTTCAACACACTGATGAGATTAAGGGTAAACTACGTGAGAAAGTTGAGAATGCCGTTGAAGATATTAAAATGTCAAAATTCCTCGCCACGATTCGAACAGACGTTCCAATACAACTTGACTTGGATGAACTCAAGGTTGAGCAACCTGACGAAACCAAATTGCGTGCGATATTTGAGGAATTAGAATTTAAGACACTTATTAACAAGTTTCTTAACAAAAGTGAAGCAAAGCCAAAAGTAGACAATAATCAGCTTGATTTATTTGCTGAAAACACGACCAACGAGTCAGATGAGCCGAAAAATGCGAAATTTGAGAGTATAAAAACGACCCAACATGAATACAAACTCGTTGATAATGAGGATGAATTACATCAACTATGTGACTTTTTTATTACAAAAGAGTCTGTAAGTTTAGACACAGAAACCACATCAACGGATGCAATTAGTGCTGAATTGGTGGGTTTGAGCTTCTCGGTTGAAGAAAAGAAGGCTTTTTATGTACCTATCCCTGCCGACTATGAGGAAGCGACAAAATATGTCCAAATTTTCAAACCATTGTATGAAAGCGACAAAATAATGAAAATTGGACAGAACATCAAGTATGACTATGAAGTGTTGAGCAGATATGGCGTGACACTACAAGGTAAGATGTTCGATACAATGATAGCCCACTATCTCATCCAACCAGAGCTACATCATAATATGGACTACATGGCTGAGACTCTACTCGGCTATCAAACCATTCACATCGAAGAACTACTCGGTCCGAAAGGAAAGAAGCAGAAGAATATGCGCGACCTCTCCCCTACTGATATCTATGAGTATGCTGCAGAGGATGCCGACATTACCTTGCGCCTGAAAAACGTACTTGAGCCACGCTTGAAAGAGCTTGGCGTAGAAGAACTCTTCTGGAATATCGAGATGCCTTTGGTGCGTGTATTAGCTGATATGGAGCTAAATGGCGTGCGCTTAGACACTGAAGCACTGCAAGATACGTCAAAAATCTTCACTGAACGTATGAAACAATACGAGCAGGAAATATATAAGGAGGCTGGAGAAGAATTTAATATATCAAGCCCAAAACAAGTAGGTGACATCCTCTTTGGTAAGATGCAAATTATGGATAAGCCTAAGAAGACGAAGACTGGACAGTATGTTACAAGCGAAGAGGTGCTTCAGAGCCTTGAAAATAAGAGTCCTATCGTACGTAACATCCTCAATTACAGAGGTATGAAGAAACTTCTTAGCACCTATATCGATGCTCTTCCAAAGCTGATTAATCCACGTACAGGACATATCCATACATCGTTTAATCAGGCACTTACAGCCACTGGACGACTCTCATCGAGTGATCCTAACCTGCAGAATATCCCTGTGCGCACGGATGATGGTAAGGAGATACGCAAGTGTTTCATCCCAGAAGAAGGCTGTCTGTTCTTTTCAGCCGATTATAGTCAGATAGAGTTGCGTATCATGGCACACCTCTCAGAAGACGAGAACATGATGGAGGCTTTCCGTGAGGGGCATGATATCCACCGTGCAACAGCTGCAAAGATATGGCATGTAGATATAGATAAGGTGACTGATGCACAGCGAAAGAAGGCTAAACAAGCCAACTTCGGTATTATATATGGTATTACCACCTACGGACTTGCTCAGCGCATGGACATTCCAAATAGTGAAGCTAAAGAGTTGATAGAAGGCTATTTCCGAACATTCCCAAAGGTACAAGCCTATATGGAACATGCAAAAGAAGAAGCAAGAGCTAAGGGTTATGCCGAAACTCTCTTCCATCGTCGTCGCTATCTCGCTGATATCAATAGTCGTAACGCCACCGTTCGTGGTTTTGCCGAGCGTAATGCCATCAACGCACCAATACAAGGAACAGAGGCTGATATCATCAAAGTAGCAATGGTACGCATTTGGGAACGCTTCAAGAAAGAAGGTATTCGCTCAAAGATGATTCTCCAAGTGCATGATGAACTTAACTTCTCTGTCTTCCCAGAGGAGCGTGAACAGGTGGAACGCATTGTTATCGAGGAGATGCAGAATGCCTATCCACTGAATGTCCCATTGATAGCTGATGCCGGATGGGGCAAGAACTGGTTGGAAGCACATTAA